The Patescibacteria group bacterium genome window below encodes:
- a CDS encoding dockerin type I domain-containing protein produces the protein MKFLYLISTIFLLIIGLLYDNHASAVGSSSLESFVRISVCGNGILEGSEQCDGNDLGQATCTSLNLGDGNLSCRINCEFNTESCATSQPPTSRPIVEEKKTGVILSGYTSALSDLFILKDGQTIKEQKIGDDGRFRFELTDISAGSYIFGVYVRDSGGLRSPIRNVPLVLTNGMITHAENIFIAPTLSADKLEVTRGGMINFFGSSFPSALIKFYITPLDSFSASLNSNFLGAYSYNFQTENLAFGNYTVRSQAFLNNELSSLSAPFSFNLGERTVELENQPVLDIADLNGDGKVNLIDFSIIVYWYQRSNPPVHVDLNDDGVVDLADFSILAYYWTG, from the coding sequence ATGAAGTTTCTTTATTTAATCAGCACAATTTTCTTACTGATTATTGGGTTATTGTATGATAATCATGCTTCGGCTGTCGGTTCTTCTTCATTAGAGAGTTTTGTTAGAATTTCTGTTTGTGGTAATGGCATACTTGAGGGTTCCGAACAGTGTGATGGTAATGATTTGGGCCAAGCAACTTGCACGAGCCTAAATCTTGGTGATGGTAATTTAAGTTGTAGGATTAATTGCGAGTTCAACACTGAATCTTGTGCGACTTCTCAACCTCCGACTTCCCGACCAATTGTCGAAGAGAAAAAAACCGGCGTTATTTTATCAGGTTATACCTCAGCTTTGAGTGATCTTTTTATTTTAAAAGACGGGCAAACGATTAAGGAGCAAAAAATCGGAGATGATGGAAGGTTTCGCTTTGAACTTACGGATATATCGGCCGGCTCTTATATTTTCGGAGTTTATGTAAGAGATAGTGGAGGTCTAAGATCTCCTATTAGAAATGTACCACTTGTTTTGACAAACGGCATGATAACTCATGCTGAAAATATTTTTATAGCTCCTACTTTATCTGCCGATAAGCTTGAAGTTACACGGGGAGGAATGATAAACTTTTTTGGTTCTTCTTTTCCTTCCGCCCTTATTAAATTTTATATTACCCCATTAGATAGTTTTTCAGCTTCTTTAAATAGTAATTTTTTAGGTGCTTATTCTTATAATTTTCAAACCGAAAATCTTGCTTTTGGAAATTATACAGTTAGATCACAGGCCTTTTTAAATAATGAATTAAGTAGTCTTAGTGCGCCTTTTAGTTTTAATTTAGGTGAAAGAACTGTTGAACTAGAAAATCAGCCGGTACTTGATATAGCGGATCTTAACGGTGATGGCAAGGTAAATTTAATAGATTTTTCCATCATTGTTTATTGGTATCAAAGATCAAACCCCCCTGTGCATGTTGATTTAAACGATGACGGCGTGGTTGATTTAGCTGATTTTAGTATTTTGGCTTATTATTGGACCGGTTAA
- a CDS encoding phosphomannomutase/phosphoglucomutase: MTINPSIFKAYDIRGVYGRDFDEAFAYDLGLAYCKLRREEGGKQELKLVVGYDMRLSSPVLKENLIKGLVDGGAEVEDIGLVGTPTFYFAVAHFKYDGGIMVSASHNPQEYNGFKLVRQLASPIGEDSGIQDLKRLIMEEALVPYHKKGLVKKRDNIIKDHVVYDLSLTEFNNFKPMKVVIDTANSMGAPYFDELLKHLPSLQVEKMNWQLDGSFPAHEADPFKPENVKELGEKIVEFKADLGIATDGDADRIFFLDEKGVPVEPGITRAILCKLFLQEKPNSTIAYDVRPGRITPETIKKYGGQALVTRVGHSLIKQAVIDTGAYFAGESSGHFCLNMEKEGCYEIPGIVALKILKELSESGQKFSDYIKPYQKYFHSGEINMKVKDPQATIIKIKQAYQDGQQNNLDGLSVEYPDYWFNLRSSNTEPLLRLNLEAISQEVMEKHRDELLEMIGEE; encoded by the coding sequence ATGACAATTAACCCTTCCATCTTTAAAGCCTACGATATCCGTGGTGTTTATGGGCGTGATTTTGATGAAGCTTTTGCTTATGATCTTGGTTTGGCTTATTGTAAACTGCGCCGTGAAGAAGGAGGAAAACAAGAACTTAAGTTGGTAGTCGGTTATGATATGCGTTTGTCTTCACCTGTTCTTAAAGAGAACTTAATTAAGGGCTTGGTGGATGGTGGAGCCGAGGTAGAAGATATAGGGTTAGTGGGTACTCCAACTTTTTATTTTGCCGTAGCCCATTTTAAATATGATGGAGGTATTATGGTGAGTGCTTCCCATAATCCGCAAGAGTATAATGGTTTTAAGTTGGTTAGACAATTAGCTTCCCCGATTGGTGAAGATAGTGGTATACAAGACTTAAAAAGACTTATTATGGAAGAGGCTTTAGTACCTTATCACAAAAAAGGTTTGGTTAAAAAAAGAGATAATATTATTAAAGATCATGTTGTCTATGATTTATCTTTAACTGAATTTAATAATTTTAAGCCAATGAAAGTAGTTATTGATACGGCTAATTCTATGGGTGCACCCTACTTTGATGAACTATTAAAACATCTACCGTCCTTACAGGTGGAAAAAATGAATTGGCAGCTGGATGGTAGTTTTCCAGCGCATGAAGCGGATCCTTTTAAGCCGGAAAACGTTAAAGAGCTTGGAGAAAAGATAGTTGAATTTAAAGCTGATTTAGGTATCGCTACCGATGGAGATGCAGATAGAATATTTTTTCTGGATGAAAAAGGAGTTCCAGTTGAACCTGGTATTACTAGGGCTATTCTTTGTAAGTTGTTTCTACAAGAAAAACCCAATTCAACTATTGCCTATGATGTTCGTCCGGGTAGAATTACCCCAGAAACAATTAAAAAATACGGAGGACAAGCTTTAGTTACCAGAGTAGGTCATTCGTTAATTAAGCAGGCGGTGATAGATACTGGCGCTTATTTTGCCGGAGAATCTTCTGGGCATTTTTGTCTTAACATGGAAAAGGAAGGGTGTTATGAAATTCCTGGTATTGTTGCTCTTAAAATATTAAAAGAGTTATCTGAAAGCGGACAAAAGTTCTCGGATTATATAAAACCATACCAGAAGTATTTCCATAGCGGAGAGATTAATATGAAAGTTAAAGATCCCCAGGCGACTATCATTAAAATTAAACAAGCTTATCAAGACGGGCAACAAAATAATTTAGACGGTCTTTCTGTGGAATATCCAGATTATTGGTTTAACCTGCGTTCGTCTAATACTGAACCTCTTTTAAGACTTAACCTTGAAGCTATAAGCCAAGAAGTGATGGAAAAGCATAGAGATGAGTTATTAGAGATGATAGGGGAAGAATAA
- a CDS encoding Glu/Leu/Phe/Val dehydrogenase: MMKDNLKQLEEAYEIIVRHNLLPLDERKNLLAILKEAERIVEVNLPVAMDNGETKIFKGYRVQYNSARGPYKGGIRYHPQVDLEEVTSLAFWMAVKCAVIDIPLGGGKGGVIVNPKELSQNELERLTRSLARALEPVVGPHRDIPAPDVYTTPAIMAWFRDEYEKITKTSAPGVITGKPLEQGGSAGRDKATAQGAVYALEALLEKRGESDAKLAIAIQGFGNAGLNFAELVKPNWKIVAVSDSKGGIYNPEGLNIKEVISHKEKTGSVADYPNSEAITNEALLELKVDILVPSALDGVITENNVEAIKAPVIVEIANGPISLPASKRLAEKNIVIIPDVLANAGGVAVSYFEWQQNLKEESWSLEEVNNKLKDLMKKAFEQIWTYSQEHSIDLRTAAYVAAVKRLLEAMEKKG; encoded by the coding sequence ATGATGAAAGATAACCTTAAACAACTTGAAGAAGCTTATGAAATAATTGTCAGACACAATCTTTTGCCGCTTGATGAAAGAAAAAATCTTTTAGCTATTTTAAAAGAGGCGGAAAGAATTGTGGAGGTTAACCTACCGGTGGCTATGGATAACGGCGAAACAAAGATCTTTAAAGGTTATCGTGTACAGTATAATAGTGCGAGAGGTCCATATAAAGGAGGTATACGCTATCATCCGCAAGTTGATCTTGAAGAAGTTACCTCTCTGGCCTTTTGGATGGCCGTTAAATGCGCCGTCATTGATATCCCCTTAGGAGGAGGCAAAGGCGGAGTTATCGTTAACCCGAAAGAACTTAGTCAAAATGAACTGGAAAGACTAACTAGAAGCTTAGCTAGAGCTCTTGAGCCGGTAGTGGGTCCACACAGAGACATTCCCGCTCCAGATGTCTATACTACCCCGGCCATTATGGCTTGGTTTAGAGATGAGTATGAAAAAATAACTAAAACCTCAGCTCCGGGTGTAATTACCGGTAAACCCTTAGAACAAGGTGGTTCAGCCGGACGAGATAAAGCTACCGCCCAAGGTGCGGTTTACGCTCTTGAAGCTCTTTTAGAAAAAAGAGGAGAAAGCGATGCTAAGCTAGCTATAGCAATTCAGGGTTTTGGCAACGCCGGACTTAACTTTGCCGAGCTGGTTAAACCAAATTGGAAGATCGTGGCTGTTTCAGATTCAAAAGGAGGTATTTATAATCCCGAAGGTTTAAATATAAAAGAAGTTATCTCTCATAAAGAAAAAACCGGCTCAGTAGCCGATTACCCAAACAGTGAAGCTATTACCAATGAAGCTTTATTAGAACTTAAAGTAGATATCCTGGTACCCTCGGCTTTAGATGGAGTAATTACCGAAAATAATGTAGAAGCAATAAAAGCCCCGGTTATAGTGGAGATAGCCAATGGACCGATAAGTTTGCCAGCTAGTAAAAGATTAGCGGAAAAAAATATTGTTATTATACCAGACGTGCTAGCTAACGCCGGTGGAGTAGCTGTTTCTTATTTTGAATGGCAACAAAATCTTAAGGAAGAAAGTTGGAGTTTGGAAGAAGTAAACAACAAACTAAAAGACTTAATGAAAAAAGCCTTTGAACAAATCTGGACATACTCACAAGAACACTCCATAGACCTCCGCACTGCCGCCTACGTAGCAGCGGTTAAAAGACTACTGGAAGCGATGGAAAAGAAAGGTTAA
- the trpS gene encoding tryptophan--tRNA ligase — translation MKPNNRPTLFSAIKPSGNLHLGNYIGAISQWLNLQQDYRCLFCVVDYHAITVHQDPNVLRESILNIARIYLAAGIDPKDSVIFQQSDIKEHTELGWLLNTITKVSELEKMTQYKDKTKDQGKEGPGAGLLNYPTLMAADILLYNTEVVPVGEDQVQHIELTRLLARRFNTVYGETFVVPKSLIKETGARIMSLIDPSKKMSKSGNQNGCIGLNEDPLSAHKKIKRAITDSESRVIYNPQMKPAISNLLAIYSALSKKNIKELEALYENKSYGEFKEDLANLTADFLQNLQTRMSTYSDDDIKDILKAGAKKVLPLAEETMVKVKQAMGLN, via the coding sequence ATGAAACCAAATAACCGTCCGACCCTTTTTTCCGCTATTAAGCCTTCCGGAAATCTTCATCTGGGCAACTACATCGGGGCCATCAGTCAATGGCTTAATCTGCAACAAGACTACCGCTGTCTGTTTTGTGTGGTAGACTATCACGCCATTACGGTTCATCAAGACCCAAATGTCTTACGAGAATCCATTTTAAATATCGCCAGAATTTACCTGGCTGCCGGTATTGACCCGAAAGATTCGGTTATTTTCCAGCAATCGGATATTAAAGAGCATACCGAGCTGGGTTGGTTGCTTAATACTATTACCAAAGTTTCCGAATTGGAAAAAATGACCCAGTATAAGGACAAAACTAAGGATCAAGGCAAGGAAGGACCTGGTGCTGGTCTACTTAACTACCCCACCCTAATGGCGGCAGATATTCTACTGTACAACACCGAGGTTGTACCAGTCGGGGAAGACCAAGTTCAACATATAGAGCTAACTCGTCTTTTAGCGCGGCGTTTTAACACTGTGTATGGGGAAACCTTTGTTGTTCCCAAATCTTTAATTAAAGAAACCGGAGCACGCATTATGTCTTTAATTGACCCTTCTAAAAAAATGAGTAAGAGTGGTAACCAAAACGGTTGTATTGGTCTAAACGAAGATCCTCTTTCGGCTCATAAGAAAATAAAACGAGCGATTACCGATTCTGAATCAAGGGTAATCTATAACCCCCAGATGAAACCGGCCATCTCTAACTTATTAGCTATTTATTCAGCTTTAAGTAAAAAAAATATTAAAGAGCTAGAAGCCTTGTATGAGAACAAAAGCTATGGAGAGTTTAAAGAGGACCTAGCTAACTTAACCGCCGACTTCTTGCAAAATCTTCAGACTAGAATGTCCACTTATTCAGATGATGACATTAAAGATATTCTTAAAGCTGGTGCTAAAAAAGTTCTACCTTTAGCCGAAGAAACCATGGTTAAAGTCAAACAAGCCATGGGTCTTAATTAA
- a CDS encoding slipin family protein yields MSFFVFIIAVIIATIILLRQINQYEKGLLFTMGKFTRIVQPGWRMVIPIFQSLKKIDMRVKAVDVPDQKAITKDNIPVMVNAVIYYKVQDSAKAVLEVENFFYAVSQLAQTTMRNVVGEVELDELLSQRDMISDRIKGIVDKASDPWGIQVDNVELKDVSLPEDMERTIAKQAEAERERRAVIIRAEGEVTAADNMAKAANTLSEAPGALHLRTLQSINDMSSDQSNTIVFAVPLEILRAFESLTKKDK; encoded by the coding sequence ATGTCATTCTTTGTTTTTATTATCGCGGTGATTATCGCCACAATAATCCTCTTAAGACAGATTAATCAATACGAAAAAGGTCTTTTATTTACCATGGGTAAATTCACCCGCATCGTTCAGCCGGGTTGGCGCATGGTTATTCCGATTTTTCAGTCTTTAAAAAAAATAGATATGAGAGTTAAGGCCGTTGACGTACCGGATCAAAAAGCCATCACTAAAGACAATATCCCGGTAATGGTTAACGCTGTTATTTACTACAAAGTCCAAGATTCAGCCAAAGCCGTTTTGGAAGTTGAAAATTTCTTTTACGCTGTTTCGCAATTAGCCCAAACCACTATGCGTAACGTCGTTGGAGAAGTTGAGTTGGATGAGCTACTTAGCCAAAGAGACATGATTTCGGATCGCATTAAAGGTATTGTAGACAAAGCCAGTGATCCTTGGGGAATACAAGTTGATAATGTTGAATTAAAAGATGTTTCTCTACCTGAAGATATGGAAAGAACGATTGCCAAGCAAGCTGAGGCAGAAAGAGAAAGAAGAGCGGTTATTATTCGCGCCGAAGGTGAAGTAACAGCCGCAGACAATATGGCTAAAGCCGCCAATACCTTATCCGAAGCTCCCGGGGCTCTTCATTTGCGTACCCTGCAGTCCATTAATGATATGAGCTCTGATCAATCCAATACCATAGTCTTTGCCGTTCCTCTAGAAATTTTAAGAGCTTTTGAATCTTTAACTAAAAAAGATAAATAA
- a CDS encoding ATP-binding protein: MKFKRKQSIETMLWPKRALVLYGPRRVGKTTLVKQYLANLPKNVQSRYDIGDDLNLQELLSGQRRAKILTYAEQYDVIVIDEAQQIPKIGMAAKMIVDAFPEKKLILTGSSSFDLAQKIGEPLTGRQFEVKLMPIALNEIDGNNFDKENNLESLLLYGFYPEILAQNNEIKKQQLLQELVSSYLFKDILALDRLKSPSLLLKITKALALQIGNEVSATKLAKDVGETDHKKIIRYLDLLEKSFIIKRVPAFAKNPRNEIRKNVKYFFYDIGLRNALIDRFQKLDNRDSREIGALWENFVCMELYKKAVTKNSYFNGLYFWRNKKGQEVDLVFELGDEIEAYECKWSTQPAPFKDFKEAYPQAKTAVISRQNFTDYIN, translated from the coding sequence ATGAAATTTAAACGAAAACAATCTATTGAAACCATGCTCTGGCCTAAAAGAGCCCTGGTTCTCTATGGCCCAAGAAGAGTGGGAAAAACGACTCTCGTTAAGCAATATCTGGCCAATCTACCAAAAAACGTTCAATCTCGCTATGATATTGGCGATGATTTAAATCTACAAGAGTTACTCAGTGGACAAAGAAGAGCTAAAATTCTTACCTATGCTGAACAGTATGATGTTATTGTTATTGATGAGGCCCAACAAATACCCAAGATCGGAATGGCGGCAAAAATGATAGTTGATGCCTTTCCAGAGAAAAAACTCATTCTAACTGGATCATCCTCGTTCGATCTTGCTCAAAAAATAGGCGAACCATTAACGGGTCGGCAGTTTGAAGTAAAGCTTATGCCTATCGCCCTCAATGAGATAGATGGCAACAATTTTGACAAAGAAAATAATCTTGAATCACTGCTCCTTTATGGATTTTATCCAGAGATCCTGGCACAAAATAATGAGATTAAAAAACAACAGCTCTTGCAAGAATTGGTTAGCTCATATCTATTTAAAGATATTTTAGCGCTTGATCGTTTAAAGTCTCCGTCCCTACTGTTAAAAATAACTAAAGCTCTGGCCTTGCAAATCGGCAACGAGGTTTCCGCCACCAAACTAGCCAAAGACGTTGGTGAAACAGACCATAAGAAAATTATCCGTTATTTAGACCTGTTGGAAAAATCATTTATTATAAAACGAGTTCCTGCCTTCGCCAAGAACCCACGAAACGAAATCCGTAAAAACGTTAAATACTTTTTCTACGACATTGGATTACGTAATGCTTTAATTGATCGCTTTCAAAAATTAGACAATCGTGATTCCAGAGAAATCGGAGCACTTTGGGAAAACTTTGTTTGTATGGAGTTATATAAAAAAGCCGTCACAAAAAATAGCTACTTCAACGGCTTATATTTTTGGCGAAACAAAAAAGGGCAAGAGGTTGATTTGGTGTTTGAGCTAGGTGATGAGATTGAGGCCTATGAATGCAAGTGGTCTACACAGCCAGCTCCTTTTAAGGATTTCAAAGAAGCCTACCCTCAAGCAAAAACTGCTGTCATCTCTCGTCAAAATTTTACCGATTATATAAATTGA
- the tsaD gene encoding tRNA (adenosine(37)-N6)-threonylcarbamoyltransferase complex transferase subunit TsaD, with the protein MKILAIETSCDETAAAVIEGRGGKLKLLSNKVASQISLHKKYGGVVPEIAAREHVLNILPIIEEALKEAGLNKQNAHKQLSAIGVTIGPGLITSLMTGLETAKTLSYAWNLPIVAVNHIEGHLYSNFIDNTPKLPAIILTVSGGHTQLVLMKDHLNYQTIGQTRDDAAGEAFDKAAQLLGLGYPGGPLISQKAERYIKNITKKKIKAANKENSSKQADLTKTNLTKIILPRPMMYSKDYDFSFSGLKTALLYEIKKDKNYKKRVEEYAYAFEQAVVDVLVHKTLKAALNYKVKSVMLAGGVAANKTLRERLKKEVTKANLSFAMPPMAYTTDNAAMIAAAAYFKFKAKKTTPWAKLRVDPGVEI; encoded by the coding sequence ATGAAAATCCTTGCTATTGAAACCAGTTGTGATGAAACCGCCGCCGCCGTAATTGAAGGGCGAGGTGGTAAACTTAAGCTATTATCCAATAAAGTCGCCTCACAAATCTCTTTACATAAAAAATACGGAGGAGTGGTACCGGAAATCGCCGCCAGAGAACATGTGCTTAACATTCTCCCGATAATTGAAGAAGCTTTGAAAGAAGCTGGTTTAAATAAACAAAATGCCCATAAGCAATTATCTGCCATAGGAGTAACTATCGGTCCCGGACTGATTACCTCCTTAATGACCGGCTTAGAAACCGCTAAGACATTATCCTATGCTTGGAATCTACCAATCGTAGCCGTTAATCATATTGAGGGACACCTATACAGTAACTTTATAGACAATACTCCTAAACTACCAGCCATTATCTTAACTGTTTCAGGGGGACATACTCAATTAGTTTTAATGAAAGATCACCTTAATTACCAAACTATCGGACAAACCAGAGACGACGCAGCCGGCGAAGCCTTTGATAAAGCCGCCCAACTGCTCGGTCTTGGTTATCCTGGTGGCCCTTTAATTTCCCAAAAGGCAGAACGTTATATAAAAAATATAACAAAAAAGAAAATAAAAGCAGCCAACAAAGAAAACTCTAGCAAGCAAGCTGATCTAACAAAAACTAATCTGACAAAAATAATTCTACCCCGCCCAATGATGTACTCCAAAGATTATGATTTTTCTTTCTCAGGACTTAAAACCGCTTTACTGTATGAAATAAAAAAAGATAAAAACTATAAAAAAAGAGTGGAAGAGTATGCCTATGCTTTTGAACAAGCGGTGGTTGATGTTCTTGTTCATAAAACCCTTAAAGCTGCCCTAAATTATAAAGTAAAATCGGTTATGTTGGCCGGCGGAGTAGCCGCCAATAAAACCTTAAGAGAAAGACTCAAAAAAGAAGTAACTAAGGCTAATTTGTCCTTTGCTATGCCCCCTATGGCCTACACTACCGATAACGCCGCCATGATCGCTGCTGCTGCTTATTTTAAGTTTAAAGCCAAAAAAACCACTCCTTGGGCAAAATTAAGAGTTGATCCCGGGGTAGAGATATAA
- the ppsA gene encoding phosphoenolpyruvate synthase has protein sequence MIFTKFFKDLTIKDVPSVGGKNASLGEMFRTLGKQKIHVPNGFATTADAYRYFFKETGLMEKIRQTLKGLDTHNVTDLARRGKIIRAAIVKEEFPLDLKKAVVKAYDELSRYYGVKNLHVAVRSSATAEDLPDASFAGQQETYLNISGHEALLKAVKECIASLFTNRAISYRVDKGFDHFDIALSVGVQKMVRSDLASSGVMFSIDTESGFANAVLINSIYGLGENIVQGKVSPDEFFVFKPTGQIIYRSIGKKHLKMVYNTKGPSPVKDVPVSKKDRLKSSITDKQVKELARAAMIIEKHYGRPMDMEWALDGLDNKLYIVQARPETIHSVRDYSVIEHYRLSKTPKPLVKGKSVGTKIGSGVANRIMSIKDIASFKKGQVLVTDMTDPDWEPIMKIASAIVTDKGGRTCHAAIISREMGIPCVVGTENATTKLKSGDNLTVSCAQGDDGYVYDGIIPYKVEKTDIKNLGKTKTKIMMNIGSPEMAFESSFIPNDGVGLARQEFIINNYIKVHPLALIKYPNLADKKAKAKIARLTEGYTDKKQFFIDKLAEGVALIAAAFYPKPVIVRLSDFKSNEYANLIGGREFEPIEANPMIGWRGASRYYDPAYEPAFALECAALKTVRDKMGLANVKVMIPICRTVEEGKRVIALMDKYGLKQGVNDLEVYVMAEIPANIILAEEFAKVFDGFSIGSNDLTQLTLGIDRDAGNLNIAGVSNEKNEAVKSLIRYLITVGKRTKTKVGICGQGPSDFPEFARFLVECGIDSLSLNPDTVIKTTLDIVKTEKRLKK, from the coding sequence ATGATCTTTACTAAATTCTTTAAAGACTTGACCATTAAGGACGTACCCTCGGTAGGCGGCAAGAACGCCTCTTTAGGGGAGATGTTTAGAACTTTAGGTAAGCAAAAAATTCACGTACCTAACGGTTTTGCCACTACTGCCGACGCTTACCGATACTTTTTTAAAGAGACAGGTTTAATGGAGAAGATTAGGCAGACTCTTAAGGGACTTGATACTCATAATGTTACCGACCTGGCTCGTCGCGGTAAAATTATTAGAGCAGCTATTGTTAAAGAAGAATTTCCACTTGATCTTAAAAAAGCCGTAGTTAAAGCTTATGACGAGTTAAGTCGTTATTATGGAGTTAAAAATCTTCATGTAGCAGTTCGTTCGTCAGCTACGGCTGAAGATTTGCCTGACGCTTCTTTTGCCGGGCAACAGGAAACTTATCTTAATATTTCTGGTCATGAGGCTCTACTTAAAGCGGTTAAAGAGTGTATTGCTTCTTTATTTACCAATCGGGCTATTTCTTATCGGGTAGATAAAGGTTTTGATCATTTTGATATTGCTTTGTCTGTTGGTGTGCAAAAGATGGTTCGTTCGGATTTGGCTTCTTCCGGGGTCATGTTTTCTATTGATACCGAGTCCGGTTTTGCTAACGCTGTTTTAATTAACTCAATTTACGGTCTGGGTGAAAATATTGTGCAGGGTAAAGTTAGCCCTGATGAGTTTTTTGTTTTTAAGCCAACTGGACAAATTATTTATCGCTCAATCGGCAAAAAGCATTTGAAAATGGTTTATAATACCAAGGGGCCTAGTCCGGTTAAAGATGTACCGGTTTCTAAAAAAGATCGTCTTAAATCTTCCATCACTGATAAGCAAGTTAAAGAGCTGGCTAGAGCGGCCATGATTATTGAAAAACATTATGGACGACCAATGGATATGGAGTGGGCTTTAGATGGTTTGGATAATAAACTATATATAGTTCAGGCTAGACCTGAAACCATTCACAGTGTTCGTGATTACAGTGTTATTGAACATTATCGTTTGTCTAAAACCCCTAAGCCTTTAGTTAAGGGTAAAAGCGTTGGCACGAAAATTGGTTCTGGGGTTGCTAACCGTATCATGAGCATTAAAGATATTGCCTCTTTTAAAAAAGGACAGGTTTTGGTAACTGACATGACCGATCCGGATTGGGAGCCGATTATGAAAATCGCTTCGGCTATTGTAACAGACAAGGGTGGACGAACTTGTCATGCTGCTATCATTTCTCGAGAAATGGGCATTCCTTGCGTAGTGGGTACGGAAAACGCCACTACTAAACTTAAGAGTGGAGATAATTTAACGGTTAGTTGCGCTCAAGGTGATGATGGTTATGTTTATGACGGTATCATCCCTTATAAGGTGGAAAAAACCGACATTAAGAATCTTGGAAAAACTAAAACTAAGATCATGATGAACATTGGTTCACCGGAAATGGCTTTTGAATCTTCTTTTATTCCTAATGACGGAGTAGGGTTAGCTAGACAAGAGTTTATTATTAATAACTATATTAAAGTACACCCCTTGGCCCTTATTAAATATCCTAATTTGGCCGATAAAAAAGCTAAAGCCAAGATTGCTCGTTTAACTGAAGGCTATACAGATAAAAAACAATTTTTTATAGACAAATTAGCTGAGGGAGTGGCTTTGATCGCTGCCGCTTTTTATCCCAAGCCGGTAATTGTTCGCTTATCTGATTTTAAATCTAACGAATACGCCAACTTAATTGGTGGCAGAGAGTTTGAGCCGATTGAAGCTAATCCGATGATCGGTTGGAGAGGCGCTAGTCGTTATTATGATCCTGCTTATGAACCGGCCTTTGCTTTGGAGTGCGCAGCCTTAAAAACCGTGCGTGATAAAATGGGCTTAGCTAATGTTAAAGTTATGATTCCGATTTGTCGGACAGTGGAAGAAGGTAAAAGAGTTATTGCTTTAATGGATAAGTACGGTCTTAAACAAGGTGTTAACGATTTGGAAGTTTATGTTATGGCAGAAATTCCGGCTAATATAATTTTAGCCGAAGAGTTTGCCAAAGTTTTTGACGGTTTTTCCATTGGCTCCAATGACTTAACCCAGCTTACTCTCGGTATTGATCGTGATGCTGGTAATTTAAATATTGCTGGTGTTTCCAATGAAAAGAATGAAGCTGTTAAATCTTTGATTCGTTACTTGATTACTGTTGGTAAAAGAACCAAAACCAAGGTAGGTATTTGTGGACAGGGTCCAAGCGACTTTCCGGAGTTTGCCCGTTTCTTGGTGGAATGCGGTATTGACAGTTTGTCCTTAAATCCCGATACTGTCATTAAGACAACTTTGGATATTGTTAAAACCGAAAAACGTCTGAAGAAATAA
- the lepB gene encoding signal peptidase I, translated as MKTFLTHLAEFVKMAIIALAIILPIRYFIVQPFYVKGASMEPTFHDHEYLMVDEISYRFNEPKRGEVLVFRYPYNPKEYYIKRLIGLPGETILIQDGMVFITTEDNRQFLLKENYLPSDIYTVFSSIEPIRLSEDEYFVLGDNRNSSKDSRVFGPINSSHIIGRVFFRGWPLNRFGLLLEDDPYPQEESFGLNGL; from the coding sequence ATGAAGACTTTTCTTACCCATCTGGCTGAATTTGTTAAAATGGCCATTATTGCCTTGGCTATTATTCTACCTATTCGTTATTTTATTGTTCAACCTTTTTACGTTAAGGGCGCTTCAATGGAGCCAACTTTTCATGATCATGAGTACTTAATGGTTGATGAGATAAGTTATAGGTTTAATGAACCCAAGAGAGGCGAAGTCTTGGTTTTTCGTTATCCTTATAATCCAAAAGAATATTATATTAAGAGACTAATCGGCTTGCCCGGTGAGACGATTTTAATTCAGGATGGAATGGTTTTTATCACTACTGAAGATAATCGGCAGTTTTTACTTAAAGAAAATTATTTACCATCTGATATTTATACGGTTTTTTCTTCTATTGAGCCTATTAGGCTTTCAGAAGATGAATATTTTGTTTTAGGAGATAACCGTAATAGCTCTAAAGATTCACGAGTTTTCGGACCGATTAACAGCTCGCATATTATAGGTAGGGTTTTCTTCAGGGGTTGGCCGTTAAATCGTTTTGGTTTACTTTTAGAGGATGATCCTTATCCGCAAGAAGAATCTTTTGGTTTAAATGGTTTATAA